The Cervus canadensis isolate Bull #8, Minnesota chromosome X, ASM1932006v1, whole genome shotgun sequence genome contains a region encoding:
- the SNX12 gene encoding sorting nexin-12 isoform X1: protein MSDTAVADTRRLNSKPQDLTDAYGPPSNFLEIDIFNPQTVGVGRARFTTYEVRMRTNLPIFKLKESCVRRRYSDFEWLKNELERDSKIVVPPLPGKALKRQLPFRGDEGIFEESFIEERRQGLEQFINKIAGHPLAQNERCLHMFLQEEAIDRNYVPGKTTSAYCPALGWKSWPHDGLPGEEHHFSRRAYQIRDCGSIPCFWKLRSKKLSSLPRLSCSLFPTVRFSPGLSTFSACGPCPAPTSS from the exons ATGTCGGACACGGCAGTAGCTGACACTCGGCGCCTTAACTCGAAGCCGCAGGACCTCACCGACGCTTACGGGCCTCCGAGTAACTTCCTGGAGATCGACATCTTTAATCCACAGACGGTGGGCGTGGGCCGCGCGCGCTTCACCACCTATGAGGTTCGCATGCGG ACAAACCTACCTATCTTCAAGCTGAAGGAGTCCTGTGTACGACGGCGCTACAGTGACTTTGAATGGCTAAAAAATGAGCTGGAGCGAGATAGTAAG ATTGTAGTACCACCACTCCCTGGGAAAGCCTTGAAGCGGCAGCTCCCTTTCCGAGGAGACGAAGGGATCTTTGAGGAGTCCTTTATTGAAGAAAGGAGGCAGGGCCTGGAACAGTTTATTAACAA AATTGCTGGGCACCCACTGGCTCAGAACGAACGCTGCCTACACATGTTCCTGCAGGAGGAGGCAATTGACAGGAACTACGTCCCTGGGAAG ACCACCTCTGCCTACTGTCCAGCTTTGGGATGGAAGTCATGGCCCCATGATGGGCTCCCAGGGGAAGAGCACCACTTTTCCAGAAGAGCTTACCAGATCAGAGACTGTGGAAGTATTCCATGCTTCTGGAAACTTAGATCCAAGAAACTTTCGTCCCTTCCCCGCCTTTCTTGTTCCCTTTTTCCCACGGTTAGATTTTCTCCAGGCCTGTCTACATTCTCTGCCTGTGGTCCCTGCCCCGCCCCAACCTCTTCCTAA
- the SNX12 gene encoding sorting nexin-12 isoform X3, protein MSDTAVADTRRLNSKPQDLTDAYGPPSNFLEIDIFNPQTVGVGRARFTTYEVRMRTNLPIFKLKESCVRRRYSDFEWLKNELERDSKIVVPPLPGKALKRQLPFRGDEGIFEESFIEERRQGLEQFINKIAGHPLAQNERCLHMFLQEEAIDRNYVPGKYLLKSRSS, encoded by the exons ATGTCGGACACGGCAGTAGCTGACACTCGGCGCCTTAACTCGAAGCCGCAGGACCTCACCGACGCTTACGGGCCTCCGAGTAACTTCCTGGAGATCGACATCTTTAATCCACAGACGGTGGGCGTGGGCCGCGCGCGCTTCACCACCTATGAGGTTCGCATGCGG ACAAACCTACCTATCTTCAAGCTGAAGGAGTCCTGTGTACGACGGCGCTACAGTGACTTTGAATGGCTAAAAAATGAGCTGGAGCGAGATAGTAAG ATTGTAGTACCACCACTCCCTGGGAAAGCCTTGAAGCGGCAGCTCCCTTTCCGAGGAGACGAAGGGATCTTTGAGGAGTCCTTTATTGAAGAAAGGAGGCAGGGCCTGGAACAGTTTATTAACAA AATTGCTGGGCACCCACTGGCTCAGAACGAACGCTGCCTACACATGTTCCTGCAGGAGGAGGCAATTGACAGGAACTACGTCCCTGGGAAG
- the SNX12 gene encoding sorting nexin-12 isoform X2, giving the protein MSDTAVADTRRLNSKPQDLTDAYGPPSNFLEIDIFNPQTVGVGRARFTTYEVRMRTNLPIFKLKESCVRRRYSDFEWLKNELERDSKIVVPPLPGKALKRQLPFRGDEGIFEESFIEERRQGLEQFINKIAGHPLAQNERCLHMFLQEEAIDRNYVPGKTHQLQNDCSKYIGHLSLDSEPVPFLSQCQWT; this is encoded by the exons ATGTCGGACACGGCAGTAGCTGACACTCGGCGCCTTAACTCGAAGCCGCAGGACCTCACCGACGCTTACGGGCCTCCGAGTAACTTCCTGGAGATCGACATCTTTAATCCACAGACGGTGGGCGTGGGCCGCGCGCGCTTCACCACCTATGAGGTTCGCATGCGG ACAAACCTACCTATCTTCAAGCTGAAGGAGTCCTGTGTACGACGGCGCTACAGTGACTTTGAATGGCTAAAAAATGAGCTGGAGCGAGATAGTAAG ATTGTAGTACCACCACTCCCTGGGAAAGCCTTGAAGCGGCAGCTCCCTTTCCGAGGAGACGAAGGGATCTTTGAGGAGTCCTTTATTGAAGAAAGGAGGCAGGGCCTGGAACAGTTTATTAACAA AATTGCTGGGCACCCACTGGCTCAGAACGAACGCTGCCTACACATGTTCCTGCAGGAGGAGGCAATTGACAGGAACTACGTCCCTGGGAAG ACTCATCAGCTCCAGAACGACTGCAGCAAATACATTGGCCATCTCAGCCTGGACTCAGAGCCAGTGCCCTTTCTTTCTCAGTGTCAGTGGACCTGA